In Notamacropus eugenii isolate mMacEug1 chromosome 1, mMacEug1.pri_v2, whole genome shotgun sequence, one genomic interval encodes:
- the ZNF710 gene encoding zinc finger protein 710 yields MERFIDSGTQTEAVVVLSLAQAAVLGLVSENELFGATISPEAFYPMLGHELSDTAAVEPEPPDNDYQLECAGGAPGEPPEEEVLEVEAAFEKHTRRKKRPPVRLVPKVKFEKMDEEEEEEDVYEVSVPADDRQEAPREPTEEASCEGMVQNSSVKMIDLSTFGRKSRHSRHLQRAPRQELDGAAYNAHFPNSTPDGYAEPNMVLPRAGSEAMHPQCGFEPHMTSLSDAEAPAPESPEPVKNDQGFVWQDAGEFEADPTGSTADHHKKAQLDRLDINVQIDDSYLVEAGDRQKRWQCRMCEKSYTSKYNLVTHILGHNGIKPHSCPHCSKLFKQPSHLQTHLLTHQGTRPHKCEVCHKAFTQTSHLKRHMLLHTDIKPYSCHFCGRGFAYPSELKAHEVKHENGRCHVCVECGLDFSTLTQLKRHLSTHQGPTLYQCLECNKSFHYRSQLQNHMLKHQNVRPFVCTECGMEFSQIHHLKQHSLTHKGVKEFKCEVCGREFTLQANMKRHMLIHTSVRPYQCHICFKTFVQKQTLKTHMIVHSPVKPFKCKVCGKSFNRMYNLLGHMHLHAGSKPFKCPYCSSKFNLKGNLSRHMKVKHGVMDIGLDSQDPMMELTGADHVELDGPQEMEDYEENSFDYTGVETGTDDNALTEQAVKEMAYYNVL; encoded by the exons ATGGAGCGCTTCATTGACTCAGGGACACAGACAGAGGCTGTGGTGGTGCTTTCCTTGGCGCAAGCGGCAGTGTTGGGTCTGGTCTCAGAGAATGAGCTCTTTGGTGCTACCATAAGCCCTGAGGCCTTCTACCCAATGTTGGGACATGAGCTCTCTGACACGGCCGCTGTAGAACCAGAGCCCCCAGATAATGACTACCAGCTTGAGTGTGCGGGGGGAGCCCCAGGAGAGCCCCCAGAGGAGGAGGTGCTAGAGGTCGAGGCAGCGTTTGAGAAACACACCCGGAGGAAGAAACGACCCCCGGTGAGACTGGTACCCAAAGTCAAGTTTGAGAAGatggacgaggaggaggaggaggaagatgtgTATGAAGTGTCTGTGCCAGCTGATGACAGGCAGGAGGCTCCCAGAGAGCCAACAGAGGAGGCCAGCTGTGAGGGCATGGTACAGAATAGCTCGGTCAAGATGATTGACCTCAGCACCTTCGGCCGAAAGTCCCGGCATTCCCGGCACCTGCAGCGGGCTCCCCGGCAAGAGCTGGACGGGGCAGCGTACAATGCCcattttccaaattccactccagATGGCTACGCTGAACCTAATATGGTGCTGCCCCGTGCTGGGTCTGAAGCCATGCACCCACAGTGCGGATTTGAGCCCCACATGACCTCGTTGAGTGACGCTGAGGCACCTGCTCCCGAGTCGCCAGAGCCTGTGAAGAATGATCAGGGCTTTGTGTGGCAGGACGCTGGGGAGTTTGAGGCAGACCCCACTGGCTCTACTGCAGACCACCACAAAAAAGCCCAACTGGACCGGCTGGATATCAACGTCCAGATTGACGACTCCTACCTGGTGGAGGCAGGCGACCGGCAGAAGCGCTGGCAGTGCCGCATGTGTGAGAAGTCCTACACCTCCAAGTACAACCTGGTAACCCACATCCTGGGCCACAATGGCATCAAGCCCCACTCGTGCCCACACTGCAGCAAGCTCTTTAAGCAGCCCAGCCACCTGCAGACCCACCTGCTGACCCACCAGGGTACCCGGCCCCACAAGTGTGAGGTGTGCCACAAGGCCTTCACACAGACCAGCCACCTCAAGCGGCACATGCTGCTGCACACCGATATCAAGCCCTACAGCTGTCACTTCTGTGGCAGGGGCTTTGCCTACCCCAGCGAGCTGAAGGCTCACGAGGTCAAGCATGAGAACGGGCGCTGCCACGTGTGTGTCGAGTGTGGCCTGGACTTCTCCACCCTGACCCAGCTCAAGCGGCACCTGTCCACCCACCAGGGCCCCACCCTCTACCAGTGCCTGGAATGCAACAAGTCCTTCCACTACCGGAGCCAACTGCAGAACCACATGCTGAAGCACCAGAACGTGAGGCCCTTCGTCTGCACAGAGTGCGGCATGGAGTTCAGCCAGATCCATCACCTCAAACAGCACTCGCTCACTCACAAG GGAGTAAAAGAGTTCAAGTGTGAGGTGTGTGGCCGAGAATTCACCCTGCAAGCCAATATGAAGCGGCACATGCTCATCCACACCAGCGTCCGGCCCTACCAGTGCCACATCTGCTTTAAGACCTTTGTTCAGAAGCAGACTCTCAAGACTCACATGATTGTGCATTCCCCTGTGAAGCCCTTCAAATGCAAG GTCTGTGGGAAATCCTTCAACCGTATGTATAACCTGCTGGGCCACATGCATCTACATGCCGGCAGCAAGCCCTTTAAGTGTCCCTACTGCTCCAGCAAGTTCAACTTGAAGGGCAACCTCAGTAGGCACATGAAGGTCAAACATGGGGTCATGGACATCGGCCTGGATAGCCAAG ATCCCATGATGGAGCTGACGGGTGCTGACCATGTAGAACTCGACGGTCCACAGGAGATGGAAGACTATGAAGAGAACTCCTTTGACTATACTGGGGTGGAGACCGGCACTGATGATAATGCACTGACTGAGCAGGCCGTGAAGGAGATGGCCTACTACAATGTATTATAG